One stretch of Musicola paradisiaca NCPPB 2511 DNA includes these proteins:
- a CDS encoding SymE family type I addiction module toxin has product MSQAERYARARFQAVSLQGAWLTEAGFTDGMPLKIRVMPGCMVITAQNTRELWHCLEGLSIEPFDPDAAANWIRHYPGGLKFAE; this is encoded by the coding sequence ATTTCCCAAGCCGAACGCTATGCACGCGCCCGCTTTCAGGCGGTGTCCCTGCAAGGTGCCTGGCTCACCGAGGCCGGGTTTACCGACGGGATGCCGTTAAAAATACGGGTCATGCCCGGCTGCATGGTCATCACCGCCCAGAACACCCGCGAACTGTGGCACTGTCTGGAAGGGCTGAGCATTGAACCCTTTGACCCGGACGCCGCCGCCAACTGGATCAGGCATTACCCCGGCGGCCTTAAGTTTGCCGAGTAA
- a CDS encoding immunity 8 family protein, with product MLKNLGVNSADFSPETYKPEEGDCFGLWINLCIGPDDQEGGHDYQLFICTPEWLCKHRWLPELMRHTLLVRKYDLDEIKKTITDYIDQCEGEDWMEIAQKLSRVFAWEYEDYQP from the coding sequence ATGCTTAAAAACTTGGGGGTTAACTCAGCGGATTTTAGCCCTGAAACTTATAAGCCTGAAGAAGGTGATTGTTTTGGCCTGTGGATTAACTTATGTATTGGCCCTGACGATCAGGAAGGTGGACACGATTATCAGTTATTTATCTGCACTCCCGAATGGCTCTGCAAGCACCGATGGCTGCCAGAGCTAATGCGGCACACGTTGCTGGTTCGTAAATACGATCTGGATGAGATTAAAAAGACCATCACAGACTATATCGATCAGTGCGAAGGTGAAGACTGGATGGAGATCGCACAGAAGCTCTCCCGTGTCTTTGCCTGGGAATATGAAGATTATCAGCCTTGA